In Daphnia magna isolate NIES unplaced genomic scaffold, ASM2063170v1.1 Dm_contigs254, whole genome shotgun sequence, the following are encoded in one genomic region:
- the LOC116922881 gene encoding uncharacterized protein K02A2.6-like: protein MLVERCATCQERLASQGQEPLMADPLPTYVFEDVSADLFQHGSLHVLVYADRLSGWPVVHQWKRDPTAREVMQAVVNNFVELGVPMRFRSDNGPQFDAGIFQAALQRWGVAWGSSTPHYPQSNGHAEAAVKAVKELVLKLAPSGDLSSEEFLAGLLEFRNTPHVTGLSPAQIVFGHQLRSIVPAHRSSYASQWKEAMAARERQAEANAATKFRFDLRARPLCPLPVGAPVRVQDTKTKLWSQVGVIVAVGRYRSYRVKFASGSVLWRNRRFLRPMVPSAVEEEDGAAPESSDPPAAVTTEPPGARQQPAADAPSALRRSARTRKPRVHFSN, encoded by the coding sequence ATGTTGGTGGAGCGGTGCGCCACCTGCCAGGAACGGTTGGCAAGCCAGGGCCAGGAGCCGCTGATGGCCGACCCACTACCAACGTACGTCTTCGAGGACGTATCGGCCGACCTATTTCAACATGGATCCCTCCACGTCCTGGTTTACGCGGATCGACTCTCGGGATGGCCAGTGGTGCACCAGTGGAAGCGCGACCCAACAGCTCGGGAGGTGATGCAGGCCGTTGTCAACAACTTCGTGGAACTCGGCGTCCCAATGCGCTTCCGCTCTGATAATGGCCCGCAATTCGACGCCGGAATTTTCCAGGCGGCCCTTCAACGCTGGGGGGTAGCGTGGGGTAGTTCCACCCCGCACTATCCCCAAAGCAACGGTCACGCCGAAGCTGCAGTGAAAGCGGTGAAGGAGTTGGTGCTGAAGCTGGCCCCGTCGGGAGATCTGTCATCGGAAGAGTTTCTCGCGGGATTGCTGGAATTCCGGAACACTCCGCACGTGACGGGGCTATCGCCGGCTCAAATCGTCTTCGGACATCAGCTCCGTTCTATTGTGCCAGCCCACCGCTCGTCCTATGCCAGCCAATGGAAAGAGGCTATGGCAGCGCGAGAACGACAGGCTGAAGCGAACGCAGCCACAAAATTCCGCTTCGATTTACGAGCTCGTCCGCTTTGTCCTCTCCCTGTCGGAGCCCCGGTGCGCGTTCAAGACACCAAGACAAAATTATGGAGCCAAGTCGGGGTGATCGTCGCGGTCGGCCGGTATCGATCATACCGTGTGAAGTTTGCTAGCGGTAGCGTGCTCTGGCGCAACAGACGTTTTCTCCGCCCCATGGTCCCCTCAGCggtcgaagaagaagacggtgCAGCACCTGAGTCGAGCGATCCACCAGCGGCGGTGACAACGGAACCTCCAGGCGCCAGACAGCAGCCGGCAGCGGATGCCCCATCAGCCCTGCGCAGGAGCGCTCGAACGCGCAAGCCCCGTGTTCACTTCTCTAATTAA